From the Microbacterium sp. W4I4 genome, one window contains:
- a CDS encoding globin has protein sequence MTFYDEVGGHETFRRMVEVFYREVAIDPVMRPMYPEEDLGPAAERLTMFLEQYWGGPSTYSERRGHPRLRMRHVPFHVDPDARDRWLTHMRTALDELQLSPLHDAELWDYLDRAAHAMVNTFEPSPGVGPAQQNRPDLGLTS, from the coding sequence ATGACGTTCTACGACGAGGTCGGCGGACACGAGACGTTCCGGCGCATGGTCGAGGTGTTCTACCGCGAGGTCGCGATCGATCCGGTCATGCGACCCATGTATCCCGAAGAGGACCTGGGTCCGGCCGCGGAGCGCCTGACGATGTTCCTGGAGCAGTACTGGGGCGGGCCGTCGACGTACAGCGAACGCCGCGGCCACCCGCGGCTGCGGATGCGGCACGTGCCCTTCCACGTCGACCCCGACGCCCGCGACCGGTGGCTCACGCACATGCGCACCGCACTGGACGAGCTCCAGCTCTCCCCGTTGCACGACGCAGAGTTGTGGGACTATCTGGATCGCGCCGCGCACGCCATGGTGAACACGTTCGAACCCTCACCCGGCGTCGGTCCCGCACAGCAGAACCGACCCGACCTCGGGCTGACGTCCTGA
- a CDS encoding FAD-binding dehydrogenase: protein MADSTLETDVLIIGWGLAGLVAAAEALAVGRRVTIVDQEPRANLGGQAWWSFGGLFLIDSPEQRRMGIRDSLELATQDWFGNAGFDRPEDEWPRRWAEAYLAFAAGEKRSWLRERGVGFFPVVGWAERGGSGAIGPGNSVPRFHITWGTGPGIVAPFIDAVEAGEAEGRVTLLPRHRVTELVVESGAVVGARGDVLVPSSEPRGVSSSRERAGEFEIRADATIVSSGGIGGNHDLVRAAWPERLGTPPEHMLTGVPAYVDGSMHAVSESAGANLINGDRMWHYVEGIANWDPVWPAHGIRILPGPSSLWLDGSGNRLPVPLFPGFDTLGTLAHLRTTGHDHSWFITSLKIVEKEFALSGSEQNPDLTGKDVKLLLSSRLAKGPTGPVQAFLDEGADFIVEDDLETLLTQMQRMPGGESLDIDRVRREIIARDREIENDFTKDAQIAMLRSMRSYRGDRLIRTAAPHRLQDPAAGPMIAVKLHVLTRKSLGGIQTDLDGRALDAAGAPIPGLYAAGEASGFGGGGVHGYRALEGTFLGGCLFSGRQAGRAASR, encoded by the coding sequence ATGGCAGACAGCACCCTCGAGACCGACGTCCTCATCATCGGCTGGGGGCTCGCCGGCCTCGTGGCGGCCGCTGAGGCGCTGGCGGTCGGACGCCGTGTGACGATCGTCGACCAGGAGCCGCGCGCCAACCTCGGCGGCCAGGCCTGGTGGTCCTTCGGCGGGCTGTTCCTGATCGATTCCCCCGAGCAGCGTCGGATGGGCATCCGCGACTCGCTCGAACTGGCAACCCAGGACTGGTTCGGCAATGCCGGGTTCGACCGCCCCGAGGATGAGTGGCCCCGGAGGTGGGCCGAGGCCTATCTGGCCTTCGCCGCCGGAGAGAAGCGCAGCTGGCTGCGCGAGCGAGGCGTCGGCTTCTTCCCCGTGGTCGGCTGGGCGGAGCGCGGCGGCAGCGGCGCCATCGGCCCGGGCAACTCGGTGCCGCGCTTCCACATCACGTGGGGCACCGGTCCCGGCATCGTCGCGCCGTTCATCGACGCGGTCGAGGCCGGCGAGGCCGAGGGCCGCGTGACGCTCCTCCCCCGACACCGGGTGACCGAACTGGTCGTCGAGTCCGGTGCGGTCGTCGGCGCGCGCGGCGACGTACTGGTGCCCAGCTCAGAGCCGCGCGGCGTGTCCTCCTCGCGGGAGAGGGCCGGTGAGTTCGAGATCAGGGCGGACGCGACGATCGTGTCCTCCGGCGGCATCGGCGGCAACCACGACCTGGTGCGTGCGGCCTGGCCCGAGCGTCTGGGCACCCCTCCGGAGCACATGCTCACCGGCGTGCCCGCGTACGTCGACGGGTCCATGCATGCGGTCTCCGAGTCCGCCGGCGCCAACCTGATCAACGGCGATCGGATGTGGCATTACGTGGAGGGCATCGCCAACTGGGATCCGGTGTGGCCGGCTCACGGCATCCGCATCCTTCCCGGGCCGTCCTCGCTCTGGCTGGACGGCAGCGGCAATCGCCTTCCTGTGCCGCTGTTCCCGGGCTTCGACACGCTGGGCACGCTCGCGCACCTGCGAACCACCGGGCACGACCACTCGTGGTTCATCACCTCGCTGAAGATCGTCGAGAAGGAGTTCGCGCTCTCCGGCAGCGAGCAGAACCCTGATCTGACCGGCAAGGACGTAAAGCTGCTGCTGTCATCTCGGCTCGCGAAGGGGCCCACGGGTCCTGTTCAGGCGTTCCTCGACGAGGGCGCGGACTTCATAGTGGAGGACGACCTGGAGACCCTGCTGACGCAGATGCAGCGCATGCCCGGTGGCGAGTCGCTCGACATCGACCGGGTGCGCCGGGAGATCATCGCCCGCGACCGCGAGATCGAGAACGACTTCACCAAGGATGCGCAGATCGCGATGCTGCGATCCATGCGCTCCTACCGCGGCGACAGGCTCATCCGCACCGCGGCACCTCATCGCCTGCAGGATCCGGCCGCCGGGCCCATGATCGCCGTGAAGCTGCACGTGCTGACGCGGAAGTCGCTCGGCGGCATCCAGACCGATCTCGACGGCCGTGCCCTGGATGCGGCCGGCGCGCCGATTCCCGGGTTGTACGCGGCCGGTGAGGCGAGTGGATTCGGGGGCGGCGGCGTGCACGGCTATCGGGCTCTGGAGGGGACGTTCCTGGGCGGATGCCTGTTCTCGGGCCGTCAGGCGGGGCGCGCCGCGAGCCGCTGA
- a CDS encoding ribose-5-phosphate isomerase produces MRIHIATDHAGLDFSTRLQDHLRSAGHEVTDHGPVEYDALDDYPAFCIRAAQAVVADQTAGVEALGIVFGGSGNGEQIAANKVQGIRAALVWNTSTAELAREHNDANVISIGARQHTFDEVTSFIDTFIATPFSNEERHSRRIAQIADFERDGSLLPDPRA; encoded by the coding sequence ATGCGCATCCACATCGCCACCGACCACGCGGGCCTCGACTTCTCCACCCGGCTGCAGGACCATCTGCGCTCAGCAGGGCACGAGGTCACCGACCACGGCCCAGTGGAGTACGACGCGCTCGACGACTACCCGGCGTTCTGCATCCGCGCAGCTCAGGCCGTCGTCGCGGATCAGACCGCCGGCGTGGAAGCTCTCGGGATCGTCTTCGGCGGCTCGGGCAACGGTGAGCAGATCGCCGCGAACAAGGTGCAGGGCATCCGCGCCGCTCTCGTCTGGAACACATCGACGGCGGAGCTGGCCCGCGAGCACAACGACGCGAACGTCATCTCGATCGGCGCCCGTCAGCACACCTTCGACGAAGTGACCTCCTTCATCGACACGTTCATCGCGACGCCGTTCTCGAACGAGGAGCGCCACTCGCGGCGGATCGCCCAGATCGCCGACTTCGAACGGGACGGGTCGCTGCTGCCGGATCCGAGAGCCTGA
- a CDS encoding Fpg/Nei family DNA glycosylase, translating into MPEGHSVHRIARQFARNFVGRSVSASSPQGRFSQGAAVLDGREMLSAKAVGKQMFLEFEDDTWLRVHLGLYGAWDFAGEILVDPTIASANGRMGQTNQRGTELGDGDDAILDDAGENSLTSIGAPRRTRVHVRMSEQTKGLADEGEEWPPPVVGQVRLRLLTASTCADLRGPTACALQTPDEMLATVAKLGPDPLVGDPAEGEERFVQIVRRKPTAIALLLMDQSVVSGIGNVYRAEMLYRARLDPHTPGRDVPEEIVRQLWRDWVRLLSIGVETGQMMTMDDLSPHQYRAAMASRDDRHWVYHRAGLPCRVCGTEIALEEIGARKLYWCPSCQR; encoded by the coding sequence ATGCCCGAGGGTCATTCCGTCCACCGCATCGCCCGGCAGTTCGCACGCAACTTCGTCGGCCGCTCGGTCAGCGCCTCCAGCCCGCAGGGCCGCTTCTCCCAGGGCGCGGCCGTGCTCGACGGGCGCGAGATGCTCTCGGCGAAAGCCGTCGGCAAGCAGATGTTCCTCGAGTTCGAGGACGACACCTGGCTGCGCGTGCACCTGGGCCTCTACGGGGCGTGGGACTTCGCCGGCGAGATCCTCGTCGATCCGACCATCGCCTCCGCCAACGGGCGGATGGGCCAGACCAATCAGCGCGGCACCGAGCTCGGCGATGGCGATGACGCCATCCTCGACGACGCAGGCGAGAACTCGCTGACCTCGATCGGTGCGCCCCGGCGCACGCGTGTGCACGTGCGGATGTCCGAGCAGACCAAGGGGCTGGCCGACGAGGGCGAGGAGTGGCCGCCGCCGGTGGTCGGGCAGGTGCGCCTGCGCCTGCTGACCGCGTCGACCTGCGCCGACCTGCGCGGACCGACCGCCTGTGCGCTGCAGACGCCGGACGAGATGCTCGCCACCGTCGCCAAGCTCGGACCGGATCCCCTGGTGGGGGACCCCGCCGAGGGCGAGGAGCGCTTCGTGCAGATCGTGCGCCGCAAGCCCACCGCGATCGCGCTGCTCCTCATGGACCAGTCCGTCGTCAGCGGGATCGGCAACGTCTATCGCGCCGAGATGCTCTATCGCGCCCGCCTGGACCCGCACACGCCTGGTCGTGACGTGCCGGAGGAGATCGTGCGGCAGCTCTGGCGGGACTGGGTGCGGCTGCTGTCGATCGGTGTCGAGACCGGGCAGATGATGACGATGGACGACCTCTCGCCCCATCAGTACCGGGCGGCGATGGCCAGCCGTGACGACCGGCATTGGGTGTACCACCGCGCGGGGCTGCCGTGCCGGGTGTGCGGCACCGAGATCGCCCTGGAGGAGATCGGCGCGCGCAAGCTGTACTGGTGCCCGTCCTGCCAGCGCTGA
- a CDS encoding sodium:alanine symporter family protein, with translation MDLSGLQAVLENISSWIWGPWILIPLLLGTGLYLTIRLGGLQFLKLGAALRLGLFTRRDPGSDGDISQFQALTTALAATVGTGNIVGVATAIGIGGPGALFWMWVTGLLGMASKYSEAFLGVRFRTTDAAGEKSGGPQYYLERGIPNRFGKFLAIFFAIAAVIACFGIGNMTQGNSIATNMESSFHVPTWVTGIVLTVFALVVLVGGIKSIGRVTAGLVPVMIIFYVVGAIYILIANIGGVPAAFAQIFTEAFTGTSAVGGFAGSAIIIAVQFGVARGIFSNESGMGSAAIAAAAAKTSHPVRQGLVSMTQTFIDTIIVVTCTGLVIITTGVWNMTDPETGKQISPALMTGEAFSHGLPGEWGHYIVTIGLVLFAGSTILGWSYYGERSLERLVGVKAIMPFRIIFSLVVFIGCTVQLGVVWAFSDVMNGLMALPNLIGLLVLSGLVARETKKYLDNDPKLTATTEEVNAFMVGDAAFDDWKTQAIPVVGTRR, from the coding sequence ATGGATCTATCCGGCCTGCAGGCGGTTCTCGAGAACATCAGCTCATGGATCTGGGGACCGTGGATCCTCATCCCGCTTCTTCTCGGCACGGGCCTGTACCTCACGATCCGCCTCGGCGGACTTCAGTTCCTCAAACTCGGCGCCGCGCTGCGACTCGGACTGTTCACTCGGCGTGACCCCGGCTCCGACGGCGACATCTCGCAGTTCCAGGCGCTGACGACCGCACTGGCGGCGACGGTCGGCACGGGCAACATCGTCGGCGTCGCGACCGCGATCGGCATCGGCGGGCCCGGTGCGCTGTTCTGGATGTGGGTGACGGGCCTGCTCGGCATGGCATCGAAGTACTCCGAGGCGTTCCTCGGGGTGCGCTTCCGCACCACCGACGCCGCGGGGGAGAAGTCCGGCGGCCCGCAGTACTACCTCGAACGCGGCATTCCGAACAGGTTCGGAAAGTTCCTCGCGATCTTCTTCGCCATCGCCGCCGTCATCGCCTGCTTCGGCATCGGCAACATGACCCAGGGCAACTCGATCGCCACGAACATGGAATCCAGCTTCCACGTCCCCACCTGGGTGACGGGGATCGTGCTGACGGTGTTCGCCCTGGTCGTCCTGGTCGGCGGAATCAAGTCCATCGGCCGAGTGACCGCCGGGCTCGTGCCGGTCATGATCATCTTCTACGTGGTGGGAGCGATCTACATCCTGATCGCCAACATCGGCGGGGTGCCGGCCGCGTTCGCGCAGATCTTCACCGAGGCGTTCACCGGAACCAGCGCGGTCGGCGGGTTCGCCGGCTCGGCGATCATCATCGCCGTGCAGTTCGGTGTCGCCCGCGGCATCTTCTCCAACGAGTCCGGCATGGGCTCCGCCGCCATCGCCGCCGCAGCGGCGAAGACCAGTCACCCTGTGCGTCAGGGGCTCGTGTCGATGACGCAGACCTTCATCGACACGATCATCGTCGTCACCTGCACGGGCCTGGTCATCATCACCACGGGCGTGTGGAACATGACCGACCCCGAGACGGGCAAGCAGATCAGCCCCGCGCTGATGACAGGCGAGGCCTTCTCGCACGGGCTCCCGGGAGAGTGGGGGCACTACATCGTGACCATAGGCCTGGTGCTGTTCGCCGGGTCCACGATCCTCGGCTGGTCGTACTACGGCGAACGCAGCCTGGAGCGCCTGGTCGGTGTGAAGGCGATCATGCCGTTCCGCATCATCTTCTCCCTGGTCGTCTTCATCGGCTGCACCGTCCAGCTCGGCGTGGTGTGGGCCTTCTCGGACGTGATGAACGGACTCATGGCACTGCCGAACCTCATCGGGCTGCTCGTGCTCTCGGGACTGGTCGCGCGCGAGACGAAGAAGTACCTCGACAACGATCCGAAGCTGACGGCCACGACAGAAGAGGTCAACGCCTTCATGGTCGGGGATGCGGCGTTCGATGACTGGAAGACGCAGGCGATCCCGGTGGTGGGCACCCGTCGCTGA
- the pepN gene encoding aminopeptidase N, translating into MPGENLTRTEAQERRGLIDTQSYEVSLDLTKGPEVFGSRSVVRFTATPGSFTFIDLIARDVREISLNGEQIDPNETFADSRIALSGLQAENVLIVDADCLYTNTGEGLHRFVDPVDGEVYLYSQFEVPDSRRVFAVFEQPDLKATFQFTVTAPAAWKVVSNSPTPEPIVHDASTDSGTQQTATWGFEPTPRISSYITALIAGPYESTFSELTSSSGAVIPLGVYGRKSLWQHLDAEYIFDKTREGFAYFESKFGVPYPFAKYDQLFVPEFNAGAMENAGAVTFTETYVFRSKVTDAVKERRVVTILHELAHMWFGDLVTMKWWNDLWLNESFAEWASTIATAEATEWTEAWTTFNAMEKTWAYRQDQLPSTHPIVAEINDLQDVQVNFDGITYAKGGSVLKQLAAWVGIEAFFAGVSQYFQKHAWGNTEVSDLLVELEATSGRELTSWAKKWLETAGVNTLAPVIAEDASGVITRFAVTQTAPADYPTIRPHRLGIGFYNLDGGALVRSHHVEVDVDGDRTEIPELQGLKRPDMVLLNDKDLAYAKIRLDERSLATAIEHLSDISDPLARSLVWGAAWDQTRDAETAASDYIDLVLGNIGRETESTTVRTTLSQLALAASSYVVPSERVASREKVADGLWALAQQAEPGSDSQLQLVTAFANTLVTPEHAGIIGRLRSGEETLPGLEIDADLSWLLLNGLAAVGATDEGAIEAALSADNTSKGAEFAAQARAALPHPGAKHAAWSSLIDNADLPNTIVRSAALGFVHPSGVVALGEFIPKYFDMLVPIWEDRTYQIADYLIVGLYPRTLANVELRDATRAWLSSNQDAAPALRRLVHENLADVERALAAQSRDAED; encoded by the coding sequence GTGCCAGGAGAAAACCTCACCCGTACCGAAGCGCAGGAGCGCCGCGGCCTCATCGACACTCAGTCCTACGAGGTCTCGCTCGACCTCACCAAGGGCCCGGAGGTCTTCGGATCCCGCAGCGTCGTGCGGTTCACCGCGACGCCAGGGAGCTTCACCTTCATCGACCTGATCGCCCGCGATGTGCGCGAGATCTCGCTCAACGGCGAGCAGATCGACCCGAACGAGACGTTCGCCGATTCGCGCATCGCGCTGAGCGGCCTGCAGGCCGAGAACGTGCTGATCGTCGATGCGGACTGCCTCTACACGAACACCGGTGAGGGACTGCACCGGTTCGTCGACCCGGTCGACGGCGAGGTCTACCTGTACTCGCAGTTCGAAGTGCCCGACTCCCGCCGCGTCTTCGCGGTGTTCGAGCAGCCCGACCTGAAGGCGACGTTCCAGTTCACCGTGACCGCCCCGGCTGCGTGGAAGGTCGTCTCGAACTCCCCCACTCCCGAGCCGATCGTGCACGACGCGTCGACCGACTCCGGCACGCAGCAGACCGCGACCTGGGGCTTCGAGCCCACCCCGCGCATCTCGTCGTACATCACCGCACTGATCGCCGGCCCGTACGAGTCGACGTTCTCCGAGCTCACCAGCTCGTCCGGCGCGGTCATCCCGCTCGGCGTCTACGGCCGCAAGAGCCTGTGGCAGCACCTGGACGCGGAATACATCTTCGACAAGACCCGCGAGGGCTTCGCCTACTTCGAGTCGAAGTTCGGCGTGCCCTACCCGTTCGCCAAGTACGACCAGCTGTTCGTACCGGAGTTCAACGCCGGGGCGATGGAGAACGCCGGCGCGGTGACGTTCACCGAGACCTACGTGTTCCGCAGCAAGGTGACGGATGCCGTCAAGGAGCGCCGCGTCGTCACCATCCTGCATGAGCTCGCGCACATGTGGTTCGGCGACCTCGTCACCATGAAGTGGTGGAACGACCTGTGGCTGAACGAGTCGTTCGCCGAGTGGGCATCGACCATCGCGACGGCCGAGGCCACCGAGTGGACCGAGGCGTGGACCACGTTCAACGCCATGGAGAAGACCTGGGCGTACCGCCAGGATCAGCTGCCCTCCACGCACCCGATCGTCGCGGAGATCAATGACCTGCAGGACGTGCAAGTCAACTTCGACGGCATCACGTACGCCAAGGGCGGATCGGTGCTCAAGCAGCTCGCCGCCTGGGTCGGCATCGAGGCGTTCTTCGCCGGTGTCTCGCAGTACTTCCAGAAGCACGCCTGGGGCAACACCGAGGTCAGCGACCTGCTCGTCGAGCTCGAGGCCACCAGCGGTCGCGAGCTGACCAGCTGGGCGAAGAAGTGGCTCGAGACCGCCGGCGTGAACACGCTCGCTCCGGTGATCGCCGAGGACGCCTCCGGTGTCATCACGCGATTCGCCGTCACCCAGACCGCTCCGGCGGATTACCCGACGATCCGGCCGCATCGTCTCGGCATCGGCTTCTACAACCTCGACGGCGGCGCGCTCGTGCGCTCGCACCACGTCGAGGTCGACGTCGACGGCGACCGCACCGAGATCCCCGAACTGCAGGGCCTCAAACGCCCCGACATGGTGCTGCTGAACGACAAGGACCTCGCGTACGCGAAGATCCGTCTGGACGAGCGCTCGCTGGCCACGGCCATCGAGCACCTCTCAGACATCAGCGACCCGCTCGCCCGCTCGCTCGTGTGGGGCGCGGCCTGGGATCAGACCCGGGATGCCGAGACTGCCGCATCCGACTACATCGACCTCGTGCTCGGCAACATCGGCCGCGAGACCGAATCGACCACGGTGCGCACCACGCTCTCGCAGCTGGCATTGGCCGCCTCCAGTTACGTCGTCCCCTCCGAGCGCGTCGCGTCGCGGGAGAAGGTGGCCGACGGACTGTGGGCCCTCGCGCAGCAGGCCGAGCCCGGCAGCGACAGCCAGCTGCAGCTGGTCACCGCATTCGCCAACACCCTCGTCACTCCCGAGCACGCCGGCATCATCGGTCGCCTGCGCTCCGGTGAGGAGACCCTGCCGGGTCTCGAGATCGACGCCGACCTGTCGTGGCTGCTGCTGAACGGCCTCGCCGCGGTGGGCGCCACGGATGAGGGTGCCATCGAGGCGGCTCTCTCCGCCGACAACACGTCCAAGGGTGCCGAGTTCGCCGCTCAGGCGCGTGCCGCACTGCCTCACCCCGGGGCGAAGCACGCGGCCTGGTCGTCACTGATCGACAACGCCGACCTGCCGAACACGATCGTCCGCTCCGCGGCCCTCGGATTCGTGCATCCGTCCGGCGTCGTGGCGCTCGGCGAGTTCATCCCGAAGTACTTCGACATGCTCGTGCCCATCTGGGAGGATCGCACCTACCAGATCGCCGACTACCTGATCGTCGGACTGTACCCGCGCACGCTCGCCAACGTCGAGCTGCGTGACGCCACCAGGGCGTGGCTCTCGTCGAACCAGGACGCGGCGCCCGCGCTGCGCCGACTGGTGCACGAGAACCTCGCCGACGTGGAGCGCGCACTCGCCGCGCAGTCCCGCGACGCCGAGGACTGA
- a CDS encoding ferrochelatase, translating into MSDVTSEVTDAVLHASPAASGGEPFIEQPVAYDAILLAGFGGPEGQDDVIPFLRNVTRGRGIPDERLEQVAHHYRHFGGISPINGQNRALKAALESELKARSIDLPVYWGNRNWAPYLEDAVAEAASNDDTTLLAFATSAYSSFSSCRQYREDLSRVLDGTEYDGVVTIDKIRPFYDHPGFVQAFVEGVHDAVAEFLTDGIPADAVQVLFSTHSIPTADAERSGPRDVDWGGEGGAYAAQHEAVAAWVMDRVAQLLPSAASVPWELVYQSRSGPATQAWLEPDVCDVIGELAGRGRQAVIVVPVGFMSDHMEVLWDLDTEAKEAAEAADLRFARTPTPGVSPSFVAGIVDLIQERLEGRPAADRAHVTTVGGSFDVCRPGCCENVRAGFKRAAAGIAP; encoded by the coding sequence ATGAGTGACGTGACTTCTGAAGTGACCGATGCCGTACTGCACGCCTCTCCCGCAGCATCCGGAGGCGAACCCTTCATCGAGCAGCCGGTCGCGTATGACGCGATCCTGCTGGCCGGATTCGGTGGGCCGGAGGGCCAGGACGACGTGATCCCCTTCCTGCGCAATGTGACGCGAGGGCGCGGGATCCCCGATGAACGACTCGAGCAGGTGGCCCACCACTACCGGCACTTCGGCGGCATCAGCCCCATCAACGGGCAGAATCGCGCGCTGAAGGCCGCGCTCGAGTCTGAGCTGAAGGCCCGCTCGATCGACCTGCCGGTGTACTGGGGCAACCGCAACTGGGCGCCGTACCTCGAGGATGCCGTCGCCGAGGCGGCATCGAACGACGACACGACGCTGCTCGCCTTCGCGACCAGCGCGTACAGCTCGTTCTCCAGCTGCCGTCAGTACCGCGAGGACCTCTCCCGCGTGCTGGACGGCACGGAGTACGACGGCGTGGTGACGATCGACAAGATCAGGCCCTTCTACGACCATCCCGGTTTCGTGCAGGCCTTCGTGGAGGGCGTGCACGACGCCGTGGCCGAGTTCCTCACGGACGGCATCCCCGCCGACGCGGTGCAGGTGCTCTTCTCGACCCACAGCATCCCGACGGCCGATGCCGAGCGCTCCGGGCCGCGCGACGTGGACTGGGGCGGCGAGGGCGGAGCGTACGCCGCCCAGCACGAGGCCGTCGCCGCATGGGTGATGGACCGTGTCGCACAGCTGCTGCCCTCGGCGGCATCCGTGCCGTGGGAGCTCGTCTACCAGTCGCGCTCCGGCCCCGCGACGCAGGCCTGGCTCGAGCCGGACGTGTGCGACGTGATCGGCGAGCTGGCAGGCCGTGGCCGTCAGGCCGTGATCGTGGTGCCGGTCGGATTCATGAGCGACCACATGGAGGTGCTCTGGGATCTCGACACCGAGGCGAAGGAGGCGGCGGAGGCCGCCGATCTGCGCTTCGCCCGCACACCCACACCTGGCGTGTCGCCGTCGTTCGTGGCCGGCATCGTCGACCTGATCCAGGAACGGCTCGAAGGGCGCCCCGCGGCCGATCGTGCGCACGTGACGACCGTGGGCGGCTCCTTCGACGTGTGCCGGCCCGGATGCTGCGAGAACGTGCGAGCCGGCTTCAAGCGGGCCGCCGCGGGCATCGCGCCGTAG
- a CDS encoding acyl-CoA thioesterase II, translating into MTAETNALRSIENLLAILDLDASTARTTEDIFTGVSHLMPTGRVYGGQVLAQSLIAAERTLPEERIVHSMHGYFLRPGDATQGITFAVDRIHDGRSFSTRRSQAYQGGVPIFSMISSFQDEDPGLDHAEPMPEGIPDPESLPSDDELIGRVHPITGRLLAERPADIRHVTGPLFIDAGGEQVPQQAVWMRMRAPLPDDPRLHRAALAYLSDMTIQESILRGHGVTWETPGLKVASLDHAMWWHRFGRVDEWMLYVQESPNARGGRGLAQGRIYTRDGVLMATVAQEIMIRIPSRG; encoded by the coding sequence GTGACCGCAGAGACGAATGCCCTCCGCTCCATCGAGAACCTTCTCGCGATCCTCGACCTGGACGCGTCGACGGCCCGCACCACCGAGGACATCTTCACCGGAGTCTCGCATCTGATGCCGACCGGCCGGGTCTACGGAGGGCAGGTGCTCGCGCAGTCGCTCATCGCCGCCGAGCGCACGCTGCCCGAGGAGCGCATCGTGCATTCCATGCACGGCTATTTCCTGCGGCCCGGCGATGCGACGCAGGGGATCACCTTCGCCGTGGATCGCATCCACGACGGGCGATCGTTCTCCACCCGCCGCTCGCAGGCGTACCAGGGCGGCGTGCCGATCTTCTCGATGATCTCGTCGTTCCAGGACGAGGACCCGGGGCTGGATCACGCGGAGCCGATGCCGGAGGGCATCCCCGATCCGGAGTCGCTGCCGTCCGACGACGAGCTCATCGGGCGCGTGCATCCCATCACGGGTCGTCTGCTCGCGGAGCGTCCCGCCGACATCCGGCACGTCACGGGTCCGCTGTTCATCGACGCCGGCGGCGAGCAGGTACCGCAGCAGGCGGTGTGGATGCGCATGCGCGCGCCTCTGCCCGACGACCCGCGCCTGCACCGCGCAGCGCTGGCCTACCTGAGCGACATGACCATCCAGGAGTCCATCCTGCGTGGGCACGGCGTCACCTGGGAGACACCCGGGCTGAAGGTCGCGAGTCTCGACCACGCGATGTGGTGGCATCGCTTCGGCAGGGTCGACGAGTGGATGCTGTACGTGCAGGAGTCCCCGAACGCCCGCGGCGGACGCGGCCTCGCTCAGGGGCGCATCTACACGCGCGACGGCGTGCTGATGGCGACCGTCGCGCAGGAGATCATGATCCGCATCCCGTCGCGCGGCTGA
- a CDS encoding mechanosensitive ion channel family protein: protein MPLLRFATDPATPQDTWTTILDTLGKIGMKALWVAVIIVSAYVLAMLLRLVIRRVVRRIVATAKSKANIEDTQALERSPLADMRLIQRTRTLGSILQNIVNVIVLVVALLLIVWQLSPELLSSLTLLTAAVGAGLGFGAQNIVKDVLNGLFLVAEDQIGIGDVVDLGLASGVVEHVSVRITQVRDVNGTLWYVRNGEVTRIGNMSQGWARAIIDIGVTPDADLELVETTMLETAQGLAKDPKWRTRIIEKPEIWGLRTIDGDALVVRVVMKTRAVAMDDVAQELRRRLRDALVAKDVQIPQLASVNLTGFEGARRVRGANPPMTRPNAVTGVPPVAERGIWRRKKSGDEEGPAK, encoded by the coding sequence GTGCCTCTCCTGCGCTTCGCCACCGATCCCGCCACTCCACAGGACACCTGGACGACGATCCTGGACACCCTGGGGAAGATCGGCATGAAGGCCCTCTGGGTCGCTGTCATCATCGTGTCCGCGTACGTCCTCGCGATGCTGCTGCGTCTCGTCATCCGCCGGGTCGTGCGCCGCATCGTGGCCACTGCGAAGTCCAAGGCGAACATCGAGGACACGCAGGCGCTCGAGCGCTCGCCGTTGGCCGACATGCGTCTGATCCAGCGCACCAGGACGCTCGGATCGATCCTGCAGAACATCGTCAACGTCATCGTCCTCGTGGTCGCGCTGCTGCTCATCGTGTGGCAGCTCTCCCCCGAACTGCTGAGCTCCCTCACGCTGCTGACCGCGGCTGTCGGCGCCGGACTCGGCTTCGGCGCCCAGAACATCGTCAAGGACGTGCTGAACGGCCTGTTCCTCGTCGCCGAGGATCAGATCGGCATCGGCGACGTCGTGGATCTGGGGCTCGCCTCCGGCGTCGTCGAGCATGTCAGCGTCCGCATCACCCAGGTTCGCGACGTGAACGGCACGCTCTGGTACGTGCGCAACGGCGAGGTCACCCGCATCGGCAACATGTCACAGGGCTGGGCACGCGCCATCATCGACATCGGCGTCACCCCCGACGCAGACCTGGAGCTCGTCGAGACGACGATGCTCGAGACCGCGCAGGGACTCGCGAAGGACCCGAAGTGGCGCACCCGCATCATCGAGAAGCCCGAGATCTGGGGGCTGCGCACCATCGACGGCGATGCGCTCGTCGTGCGCGTGGTGATGAAGACCCGAGCGGTCGCCATGGATGACGTCGCGCAGGAACTGCGCCGCCGCCTGCGCGACGCGCTGGTCGCGAAGGACGTGCAGATCCCTCAGCTGGCATCCGTGAACCTGACCGGCTTCGAGGGCGCACGCCGGGTGCGCGGCGCCAACCCGCCCATGACCCGCCCGAACGCGGTCACGGGAGTGCCTCCGGTCGCCGAACGCGGCATCTGGCGGCGCAAGAAGTCCGGCGACGAGGAGGGCCCTGCGAAATGA